From the Acidimicrobiales bacterium genome, the window GCCAGATGGTTGGCGGTGATCGGGACGTAGGGCACTCCGAGCAGCCGGGCGAGGGCGGGGACCTTGGCGACGGTCGGCATCGACTCCTCGGCCCCCACCACTGCGATGGGCACGATGGGCACGCCGGCGCGCATGGCCATCTCGACGAACCCACCTCGTCCGAAACGGCGCAGGCGGTACCGGTCCTGGTAGAGCTTGCCCGGACCCTTGGTGCCCTCGGGGAAGACGAGCACCAGCTGGCGCTGGTCCCGCAGCAGCCGGAAGGCGTTCTCGGGGTGGGCGGCGACACCCCCCAACCGGGACCACATGGTGCCGATGACCGGGAAGGTCTTGAAGATGTGGTCGGCGAGGCCGTAGACGGGCCGTCCCAACTCCTCCTCGATGCCGTGCATGATCACCGGTGCGTCGGACGGGATGGCGGCGGCGTGGTTGGCGACCAGGAGCGCACCGCCACTGGCAGGGACCTTCTCCAGCCCCTCCCACTCCACCCGGAACCACTGGCGGTAGAGCGGT encodes:
- a CDS encoding lysophospholipid acyltransferase family protein, which codes for MAAGDRFVEAPRPAALVPLRPREADGETPLDDPRLSDVDEWGRSEHMRAIARQIYGPLYRQWFRVEWEGLEKVPASGGALLVANHAAAIPSDAPVIMHGIEEELGRPVYGLADHIFKTFPVIGTMWSRLGGVAAHPENAFRLLRDQRQLVLVFPEGTKGPGKLYQDRYRLRRFGRGGFVEMAMRAGVPIVPIAVVGAEESMPTVAKVPALARLLGVPYVPITANHLALGPVLGTVAYFPAKFKLRVLDPVTFQVPPEQERYSKSRVMDEAESIRLKLQDNLYDMLRTRRSVWFG